One window of Fibrobacter sp. UWH6 genomic DNA carries:
- a CDS encoding glutamate-5-semialdehyde dehydrogenase encodes MNTVDLEKYSDLLAQNARKASKKIRTLSAETRSKVLARVAELLRASKPEILAANKLDTDAAQGKISDSMLDRLTLNDARIESMAKGAEEIAAFADPLNKVLEARELKNGIKISRVAVPIGSVFFIFESRPNVTIDGACLCFKAGNAVILRGGKESINSAKCLADIFRKALTENGVDEDAVQLVTESSHDLVSMLLQRNDCIDLVIPRGGERLIRAVVDQSKIPVIKHFNGICHVYVDKSADIAKAENILINAKTQRTGVCNAMECVLFDKALPSSDVKRLVEALTSRGVELFGNADAQKRLEGITNVTDIGDEANYHTEYLALKASVKFVENVEEAADHIEKYSSRHTEAVVAEDTSVQDYFVANVDSSSVMVNASTRFADGGEYGLGAEVGISTDKLHARGPMGVESLCTYKWVLRGEGQVRG; translated from the coding sequence ATGAACACTGTCGATTTAGAGAAATATTCCGACCTTCTGGCCCAAAACGCCCGCAAGGCAAGCAAGAAAATCCGCACCCTCAGCGCAGAGACCCGCAGTAAGGTTCTGGCCCGCGTGGCAGAACTGCTCCGCGCAAGCAAGCCGGAAATTCTCGCCGCAAACAAGCTGGACACCGACGCCGCCCAGGGTAAGATTAGCGACTCCATGCTGGACCGTCTGACTTTGAATGACGCCCGCATCGAATCCATGGCCAAGGGTGCCGAAGAGATCGCCGCCTTCGCTGACCCGCTGAACAAGGTTCTGGAAGCCCGCGAACTGAAGAACGGAATCAAGATCAGCCGCGTGGCAGTGCCTATCGGCTCCGTGTTCTTTATTTTCGAAAGCCGCCCCAACGTGACCATCGACGGGGCATGCCTCTGCTTTAAGGCGGGAAACGCCGTGATTCTCCGTGGCGGCAAGGAATCCATCAACAGCGCTAAGTGTCTGGCTGATATCTTCCGCAAGGCCCTCACCGAAAATGGCGTTGACGAAGATGCCGTCCAGCTGGTAACGGAATCCAGCCACGACTTGGTCAGCATGCTGTTGCAGCGCAACGACTGCATAGACCTGGTGATTCCCCGCGGTGGCGAACGCCTGATCCGCGCCGTTGTGGACCAGAGCAAGATTCCTGTCATCAAGCACTTTAACGGTATCTGCCACGTTTATGTGGACAAGTCCGCCGACATCGCAAAGGCAGAGAACATCCTGATCAACGCCAAGACACAGCGCACCGGCGTATGCAACGCCATGGAATGCGTCCTGTTTGACAAGGCCCTCCCCTCCTCCGACGTGAAGCGTCTTGTGGAAGCCCTCACCAGCCGCGGCGTAGAACTGTTCGGTAACGCCGACGCCCAGAAGCGTCTGGAAGGCATCACCAACGTCACCGATATCGGCGACGAAGCCAACTACCACACCGAATACCTGGCATTGAAGGCCAGCGTCAAGTTCGTTGAAAATGTAGAAGAAGCCGCCGACCATATCGAAAAGTACAGCAGCCGCCACACCGAAGCCGTGGTTGCCGAAGACACAAGCGTGCAGGACTACTTTGTGGCCAACGTGGATTCCAGCAGCGTCATGGTGAACGCCAGCACCCGTTTTGCAGACGGCGGCGAATACGGCCTTGGCGCCGAAGTGGGCATTTCCACCGACAAGCTCCACGCCCGTGGCCCCATGGGCGTTGAAAGCCTCTGCACCTACAAGTGGGTGCTCCGTGGCGAAGGCCAAGTCCGCGGTTAA